Part of the Vespula pensylvanica isolate Volc-1 chromosome 23, ASM1446617v1, whole genome shotgun sequence genome is shown below.
ataataaatatttcgttttttcgtcttactctctttttatttatcgttttgaatcggagacaaaaaaaaaccgaTGATCGCACAACATgacttataattttattcgtttattcattcgtttaacGACGAacttgaacaaaaaaaaaaaaaaataggagcATAAATACCatcatttagaaaaagaagaaaaaaaaataagacaaaacaaaaataaatttataagccTAATTAACATACACGCACTCACGCACACTCTTGTTTCTCACCAACACAACTACGTAAAAGTATTTAgcatattaatttcttttaataaccTAACTAAGACGATTTCATCAAATAAAACTCGTATATTCTTCCATTAGTGCCTCGCAAGCACCTTATATGCACAACCACACATTTCTACATTCACATTGAAGAGAGATACAgctataaatatcgattatatcgtaTCGGTTTTCATATAGAGCTGTTTCCTGTTCAACAATTTCCTTCAACGTCAGATATGAATCATCCCGCTATGGGACTTGCCCTATTACGAATTGATTGCGTCGTATTCtaacctataaaaaaaaaattcatagcAGAGAAGTAAATAACTATGCACTAAAACATGCATagcaaaatataattgtattttcttgattttcactctttttcttctttttcttgattgatttattaattaatttaattatatctttccAAATAATCCTTCACACAATCGAATTGAATCACACATAATACTCTAGAAGAAATGCAACGGCTTCGGTGATTGAAGCTATACGATCGCTTcctcctttaaaaaaaaaaaaaaaaaaaaaaaatctacataaaataaaaatcaacttAAAGATCttataatcgatttaaaagaataattgataataatatgatcGTATCCACTTCTTTTGTTCGTACGAGTATgcatttcttatattttgaaaaaagaaaaaataaaataaaaaaaagaaggctCAAAGATTCGTAGCGGTCTTTTACCGAAGTTCGTgcttttcaacattttttttttttatttcttttttctgggAGTGTTTTTGTAATCATAATtgtaatttcaatttcaattttaattttcttttttccctataacatattctatttatttctactaGGAAGGatgcaattaattattttagtgTATTGAAATGCGCTGGAGGTAGCCGatgagaatattatatatatatacgtatgtatatatatatatatatatctcatttgTCGATGCACTTCATTacttaaattatattcatttgatACACACTTTTATAACGTTACACATTCCCACAATATGATACTCGTTTCTTGTTcctatatgtatgcatatacgtgTCAGGTGCActtacatatgtgtgtgttgtcTGTGGTACACGAATATACGACGTATCAGAAGAGATACACTCAACTTCatattaatttaacgatatcTCAAGTATCATTCAAATTCCtttcgaaaaacaaaatattctctttcagTACTCTCTCAACAGActgcgataaataaaaaacatacattttcttcttcgtcgataaatcgatcaattgaatttacgtatatgtatgtcgaGTCTATTAATGTAACGTTCAAAGAAGAAGTTATAACAGAGAGGAGACATGTTCATCGTTTCATAATTGTTTTAAATGACGCATTatgattttaatgatttttactttaattcgAGTTTCATCAATgaaatacgaattaaaaaaggaagagaaaaaaaaagatcgaacgattGCATAAACAAAAAGGTTTGAACTTACGATCGttggattatttttatttcgttggaTTATGtatgacgaaaaagaaactattaaaGCATTATGAATGTTGTATGCTAaaatgacaaagaaaaaaggaccatgaagagaagaataattcttccttttttatcttcgtttgtCCTTatgtccctttttttctctctctctctctctttcttagtcGAAATACAACGGTTTTCCAAGAATCTTCCCCCACTCCAAGAAAATATCGTCATTAACGTTTGTGTCGCACGTAAGAGACCTCGTGACTCGTCGATACGCCCCTGTGCGTCCTTAGCCGATCTTAGCCGAACATTGCCGAAGacgttttcgtttttcgatgCCGTCATTGTGTGTACGCAATAATGGCGGCAATGTATTTACAAACACGGCCATTTGTGGTGGGGAATATGTCTGTTAAACGTGTTTACATacatccacacacacacacacgcacacacacgtacgtatacacatatttgGAGAGCGCCAAAAAACCGTtactcattttattttcaatttttcgataCGATTCCTTCAATCATCCGTAAAAACATTATTTGaacgaataaatcaaaaaggaaaagaaaacaaattcaatttcttggcgtcttctttttctatgttgAATTAGAATGATTTAGATTGAAACAGTCGAACCTTTTCTCTAACcttaattctttattattattattattattattattattattattattattattattattattgttgttgttgttgttgttgttgttgttgttattttctcttttattcgatcgttcttcttctACACTTTcgatcgtctctttctctctttcataattCCACAGACTCGTAAACCGATGGTTCATCTTCGGAATCATAGAAATAAGGTTTCCTCCGATATACCCTTGATCGTTCCTTCGCATCGTTCACTACCATCCCATCTTCTAAGacgtcttcttcctcttcatcatcatcttcttcctcatcttcatCCTCTTCGAGTTGGTCGTTTTCCAAACGTTCCAATTCATCGATATTCGCTTGTAATCTTTTAACTGCTTCTTTAATCAAGCCACCTTCTCGTAAAAGTTCTTGCAAAAATTCGTAGGGATCATCTTCTCTGTCGTTATTCGAAcaattatgatgatgatgatgatgacgacgatgacgatgacgataacgatgtcgatgatgatgatgattatacCGATGGCAAcattgttgctgttgttgttgttgttgttgttgttgttgttgacgATAATGAGCCTGTTGTCTAAGTTCAGGCTGACGATGAAGTTGTTGATCGTGTTCCTGTTGAAGTTGAACACCGTTCAACTTTTCACTTCGATTTTGTGCAGCACAAATATCGCAACCGTTAGAATCGGCCCAAGAAGAACGGGATGGTATCCGATAAGGAGTAGCTCGATTTCTATGAACTACGTTCGATTTAGCTTTCAATCCGCTTAATCGCAAGTTCTCTTTGATTTGCGATACGAGAAGATCAACgtcgtgagaaagaaaatcttgagTTGTTTCTGCTGGCATCACTTCGATCAGGTACGTCGTATCTTGAGCAGTTGGCATCCTGGGAGATGGTTCCGAGGTCttctttgtaattaattcttttttaatgttatttctaATCCCTTCCAATTCTTTAGAGAGATTGACTGATAGAAACTAGTCGACactgatatatgtatatatatatatatatacacatatatatatatatatgccttCTCACGATCGGATCGATTCTTTGTTTACAACAGAGACCGGCCGCCTCCTTGACTATTTGCACACAtaaagatacacacacatatacacacacaacgTTCCTCTTGTTGCGTGGCTTGGATCGATCAATGTACTCTTTACTTTTTAGCCCATGTACCGTAAAAGACAAGGCCTCTATCGCTCttcacgtacgtacgtatctacgcgtattattatacgtattttatatatacatacatcaacatacacacacatatatatatataaaacgtaaaagaaatacaagTAGGAGTTCACGCGACAGAGAGATCACGTTGCTCTGTTATGCCGGAGCTTAGAGTACACGTCAATGATTCGATTGCCATGCGCTCGAACGCTCGCGCGCAATTACCATCACCACCAGAAGAGCACCAGCAGAGAGGAACCAGCAGTagcaccaccactaccactctATCACTAATCACGACGTGAACTATCCTTCTTCGAGCACGTTTGGACACCGCAAAGTATGATTCATCCGATAAATACGCTTGATATTTATTCTatcctcttttcccttttttttttccttttttttctctctttttttttttacttcttttctatctttccttgttttcaattaataagtttctttccttcgtacATTCACCATAGAAACGTTgttattatcaatgaaatcCAAAACTTGATACGAAAGGAGAAACGCTGtttcatgtatatattgtcCTTATGTATATGTCGTATATATCagttaacttttatataatatttcattttctctcaacAAATTCAAACAGTTTGTTTTGAAAAAGTAGCAGAGTTGGATCCTGGCTTGTCCTTTATTTCTAACATTGTTGCTTCATCATCTCcaccatcatcgtcattatcatcatcgtcatcatcaccatcatcattatcattatcgtcatcacTATCATCATCACTATTACTCTctttaatactattattaccgtcacgtttattatattatttagatcGATTCAACGCTAACAATTCTCTTAtcgatatatactttttttatatgttaaacAAGTTTTGGAGTATATTCACACAGTAATGAAATGATAACACAaagcttctcttttctatcttaatAACACACGATGTTAATGTAATATACtgaaggagggaaagagagaggtagagaaagaaagacggagagacaCAGAGCAagatagagaatgagaaagaaacacaGGAGAATACACAAAGAAGAAGCCAAACTTTGTCGTTTGTTGTACACTTGTAGGATGATGATCACACGTTCGTCCATCAGCCATGAACCTTTCTGTACTActatgttattattgttttggCCACGTAGCGCATGCGCGCATATATTCCCCTCCACAGTCTTGTAAACAAACCGTTAACTCGCGAGCCCCGGCGAATCGATAATACCCTCTTCTCTCGCCACGTCCCAGTTCCACGTAactttgctctctctttctctctctctctctcatcattCTATTTACATCCCCACCAGTTTGTCTCAATAACCCCCACCACGCTTTCTCAAATCCCCCACTCATTCTGAAAAAACGTTGAGCCTTCGGGCATCATGGTTAACTGATCTCGCAATATGAAAGATGATTTCATCCAGCTATGGATGATGTGCTTCCAtctgtatatctatatgtttgtatgtagtaagagagataaagtagAAGGGATACATTTTAGATCCTTCGATATCTTCTGCtggttttattctttttttttttttatttctttttctttgaagaaaagaaggaagtaaatgacaaaaatatgaatcaattttaatatccattatatattttctatctttattgtgttgcttttctttatgtttgatctttcacttatttattaatcaaatgtgtacgtgtgtatacatatatatatatattttgttttgtaataaaaattataacgttaagacaattttttcaacttatgcctattattttttattcagcTGTCCCTTCCAAAATGTGATCGATCTGCCATTCGCTTTGTTTCTTCGTAATGCTTCTTTAATGTATCTGGATCAGCCAGAAATCTTTGCcataagatttctttttctcttaccaaaccattattatttctctgaaaagttaatagaaaatgtgtgattatatattatttataaagtcTATATAATCTAACATAATCATAGTAAttaccattttttctttcaatatatttcttactgtcgttaaatttgttttaatgttTTCTAATTGATCGGATGTATTCTTATATTGCACATTCAAGTTGTACGAAAGTGGTATGAAGCTTTTTGTAAttccattatttatttctttatca
Proteins encoded:
- the LOC122636646 gene encoding putative uncharacterized protein DDB_G0287113; the protein is MPTAQDTTYLIEVMPAETTQDFLSHDVDLLVSQIKENLRLSGLKAKSNVVHRNRATPYRIPSRSSWADSNGCDICAAQNRSEKLNGVQLQQEHDQQLHRQPELRQQAHYRQQQQQQQQQQQQQCCHRYNHHHHRHRYRHRHRRHHHHHHNCSNNDREDDPYEFLQELLREGGLIKEAVKRLQANIDELERLENDQLEEDEDEEEDDDEEEEDVLEDGMVVNDAKERSRVYRRKPYFYDSEDEPSVYESVEL